One segment of Mycobacterium spongiae DNA contains the following:
- a CDS encoding acetolactate synthase large subunit, with product MSAPAKPHRQPHGPDAKPEPQQPANGAPDTTKPAGKPSVARPKKIAPQQLTGAQSVIRSLEELDVDVIFGIPGGAVLPVYDPLFDSEKLRHVLVRHEQGAGHAASGYAHVTGRVGVCMATSGPGATNLVTPLADAQMDSIPVVAVTGQVGRGLIGTDAFQEADISGITMPITKHNFLVRSGDDIPRVLAEAFHIAASGRPGAVLVDIPKDVLQGQCTFSWPPQMDLPGYKPNTKPHNRQVSEAAKLIAAARKPVLYVGGGVIRGEATEQLRELAELTGIPVVTTLMARGAFPDSHHQNLGMPGMHGTVAAVAGLQRSDLLIALGTRFDDRVTGKLDSFAPEAKVIHADIDPAEIGKNRHADVPIVGDVKAVIIELIAMLRHREIPSNLDLGEWWTYLEDVRKTYPLSYGPQSDGSLSPEFVIEKLGELAGPEAIYVAGVGQHQMWAAQFISYEKPRTWLNSGGLGTMGFAIPAAMGAQIARPDAEVWAIDGDGCFQMTNQELATCAIEGVPIKVALINNGNLGMVRQWQSLFYGERYSQTDLATHSHRIPDFVQLAEALGCVGLRCESADDVVDVINQARAINDRPVVIDFIVGADAQVWPMVAAGTSNDEIQAARGIRPLFDDESEGHA from the coding sequence GTGAGCGCACCCGCCAAGCCACACCGCCAGCCGCACGGGCCGGACGCAAAGCCGGAGCCGCAGCAGCCGGCGAACGGCGCGCCCGACACAACGAAACCCGCCGGAAAACCCTCGGTGGCCCGACCGAAAAAGATTGCACCGCAGCAACTTACCGGCGCGCAGTCGGTCATCCGGTCGCTGGAAGAACTTGACGTTGACGTCATCTTCGGGATCCCGGGTGGTGCCGTGCTCCCGGTGTATGACCCACTGTTCGATTCTGAAAAGCTGCGGCATGTCCTGGTCCGACACGAGCAAGGCGCTGGTCACGCGGCCAGTGGCTACGCCCACGTCACCGGCAGAGTCGGGGTATGCATGGCGACCTCCGGGCCCGGCGCCACCAATCTGGTGACGCCGCTGGCCGATGCTCAGATGGACTCGATACCGGTGGTGGCTGTCACCGGGCAGGTCGGGCGCGGACTCATCGGGACCGATGCGTTCCAGGAGGCCGACATTTCGGGCATCACGATGCCGATCACCAAACACAACTTCCTCGTGCGCTCCGGCGACGACATACCCCGGGTGCTGGCCGAAGCCTTCCACATCGCGGCTTCGGGACGGCCCGGCGCCGTGCTCGTCGACATCCCCAAGGACGTGCTGCAGGGGCAGTGCACCTTCAGTTGGCCGCCGCAGATGGACCTGCCTGGCTACAAGCCGAACACCAAACCGCACAACCGACAGGTCAGCGAGGCAGCCAAGCTGATCGCGGCCGCACGCAAACCGGTGCTGTACGTGGGGGGTGGTGTGATCCGCGGCGAGGCGACCGAGCAGTTGCGGGAGCTGGCCGAGCTGACGGGTATCCCCGTTGTCACCACGCTCATGGCCCGCGGCGCGTTTCCCGACAGCCACCACCAGAACCTGGGCATGCCAGGCATGCACGGCACCGTGGCCGCGGTCGCGGGGCTGCAGCGTAGCGACTTGCTGATCGCGCTGGGCACCCGCTTTGACGATCGGGTGACCGGCAAGCTCGACTCATTCGCGCCCGAAGCCAAGGTGATCCATGCCGATATCGACCCGGCCGAGATTGGCAAGAACCGACATGCCGACGTGCCGATCGTCGGTGACGTCAAGGCTGTCATCATCGAACTCATTGCGATGTTGCGGCACCGCGAGATTCCGAGCAACCTGGATCTCGGCGAGTGGTGGACCTACCTTGAGGATGTCCGCAAGACGTATCCGCTGAGCTACGGGCCGCAAAGCGACGGCAGCCTGAGCCCCGAGTTCGTCATCGAGAAGCTGGGCGAACTCGCCGGTCCGGAGGCCATCTACGTGGCTGGTGTGGGCCAGCACCAGATGTGGGCGGCACAGTTCATCAGTTACGAAAAGCCCCGGACGTGGCTCAACTCCGGTGGGCTGGGCACCATGGGGTTTGCCATACCCGCTGCGATGGGTGCTCAGATCGCCCGTCCGGACGCCGAGGTTTGGGCGATCGACGGCGACGGATGCTTCCAGATGACCAACCAGGAGCTCGCGACCTGTGCGATCGAGGGCGTGCCGATCAAGGTCGCGTTGATCAACAACGGCAACCTGGGCATGGTGCGCCAGTGGCAGAGCCTCTTCTACGGGGAGCGCTACTCGCAGACCGACCTCGCCACCCACTCACACCGCATCCCCGACTTCGTGCAACTCGCTGAGGCCCTGGGATGTGTCGGACTGCGTTGCGAGAGCGCAGATGACGTTGTCGACGTGATCAATCAGGCGCGGGCGATCAACGACCGTCCGGTTGTGATCGACTTCATCGTCGGCGCCGACGCCCAAGTGTGGCCCATGGTCGCCGCCGGCACCAGCAACGACGAGATCCAGGCTGCCCGCGGGATCCGCCCGCTGTTCGACGACGAAAGCGAAGGGCACGCCTAA
- the ilvN gene encoding acetolactate synthase small subunit, which produces MGAKTHTLSVLVEDKPGVLARVAALFSRRGFNIESLAVGATEQKDMSRMTIVVSAEETPLEQITKQLNKLINVIKILEHEDDSSVSRELALIKVRADAGTRSQVIEAVNLFRANVIDVSTESLTVEATGNRGKLEALLRLLEPFGIREIAQSGMVSLSRGPRGIRTSK; this is translated from the coding sequence ATGGGCGCTAAGACGCATACGTTGTCGGTGTTGGTCGAAGACAAGCCCGGTGTGCTCGCGCGCGTCGCGGCGCTTTTCTCCCGGCGCGGTTTCAACATCGAGTCGTTGGCAGTTGGTGCCACCGAGCAGAAAGATATGTCGCGGATGACCATCGTGGTTTCCGCCGAGGAGACTCCGCTCGAACAGATCACCAAGCAACTGAACAAGTTGATCAACGTCATCAAGATCCTCGAGCACGAAGACGACAGCTCCGTTTCCCGGGAGTTGGCGCTGATCAAAGTGCGGGCCGACGCCGGTACCCGAAGCCAGGTGATTGAAGCGGTGAATCTGTTTCGTGCCAACGTCATTGATGTATCAACGGAGTCGCTGACCGTCGAAGCCACCGGCAATCGGGGCAAGCTGGAGGCACTGCTGCGGTTGCTGGAGCCTTTCGGTATCCGCGAAATCGCGCAGTCGGGAATGGTGTCGTTGTCCCGCGGCCCCCGCGGTATCCGCACCTCCAAGTAA
- the ilvC gene encoding ketol-acid reductoisomerase: MFYDDDADLSIIQGRKVGVIGYGSQGHAHSLSLRDSGVQVRVGLKEGSRSRVKVEEQGLQVDTPSKVAEWADVIVLLAPDTAQAEIFAGDIEPNLKSGDALFFGHGLNIHFDLIKPPADVTVAMVAPKGPGHLVRRQFVDGKGVPCLIAVDQDPTGTGEALALSYAKAIGGTRAGVIKTTFKDETETDLFGEQAVLCGGTEELVKTGFDVMVEAGYPPEMAYFEVLHELKLIVDLMYEGGIARMNYSVSDTAEFGGYLSGPRVIDADTKERMRAILRDIQDGTFVKRLVANVEGGNKQLEGLRKENAEHPIEITGKKLRDLMSWVDRPITETT, encoded by the coding sequence ATGTTCTACGACGACGATGCAGACCTGTCCATCATCCAGGGTCGCAAGGTCGGGGTGATCGGGTACGGCAGCCAGGGTCACGCGCACTCGCTGAGTCTGCGCGACTCGGGCGTGCAGGTGCGTGTCGGGTTGAAGGAGGGTTCGAGGTCCCGAGTCAAGGTCGAAGAACAGGGCTTGCAGGTTGATACACCAAGCAAAGTGGCCGAGTGGGCTGATGTGATTGTTCTTCTAGCCCCCGACACCGCTCAGGCAGAGATCTTCGCAGGAGACATCGAGCCCAACCTCAAGTCCGGCGACGCCTTGTTCTTCGGTCATGGGCTCAACATCCATTTCGATCTGATCAAGCCGCCTGCCGACGTGACCGTCGCGATGGTCGCCCCGAAAGGACCTGGCCACCTGGTGCGTCGCCAGTTCGTCGACGGCAAGGGTGTGCCATGCCTGATCGCCGTCGATCAGGACCCGACCGGCACGGGCGAGGCGCTGGCGCTGTCCTACGCCAAAGCGATCGGCGGCACCCGGGCCGGCGTGATCAAGACCACCTTCAAAGACGAGACCGAAACCGATCTGTTCGGTGAGCAGGCCGTCTTGTGCGGCGGCACAGAAGAATTGGTGAAGACGGGTTTCGACGTGATGGTCGAGGCCGGCTACCCGCCGGAGATGGCGTACTTCGAAGTGCTGCATGAACTCAAACTGATCGTTGATCTGATGTACGAGGGTGGCATCGCGCGGATGAACTATTCGGTGTCTGATACCGCCGAGTTCGGTGGATACCTGTCGGGGCCGCGAGTGATCGATGCCGATACCAAGGAGCGGATGCGCGCGATCCTGCGCGACATCCAGGACGGCACCTTCGTCAAGCGGCTGGTGGCCAACGTCGAGGGCGGCAACAAACAGCTGGAGGGGTTGCGCAAGGAGAACGCCGAGCACCCCATCGAGATCACCGGCAAGAAGCTGCGTGACTTGATGAGTTGGGTCGACCGCCCGATCACCGAGACGACATAG